In Apium graveolens cultivar Ventura chromosome 10, ASM990537v1, whole genome shotgun sequence, the following are encoded in one genomic region:
- the LOC141689917 gene encoding nematode resistance protein-like HSPRO2 yields the protein MLNIDCKSNMITSNTPNKSPRVSNKLPGLSPPPVLAADVAPANDSDCAAYEQYIRLPELKKLWNVRELTDWQNEPVIKPALSALEITFRFVSTVMSDPRRYTNRREWTRRLESLGTNQLQIIALLCEDEENNSLTRGKAPITDLSSAGGALSRENSSAEVWKLRGETIVVSRGSESSLLPRLTTWHKTEDIAEKFVYSIECEMRNCPYTLGLGEPNLSGKPCLDYDLICKPVQLHALKRSHMNVENSENQSLYTIYQILESWIEVSHKLLNRIGCRVDAREFESALNDCWIVERIWKLLAEIEDLHLLMDPDDFLKLKNQLMIKSEAFCFRSRGLVEITKLSKDLKHKVPHILGVEVDPTGGPAIQEAAMKLYQKKDESELERIHLLQALQGIESALKRFYYAYKQMIVNVMGSLEAKGKFVYADSADLLGQIYLEPTYFPSLDAAKTFLGEYWLTHGKK from the coding sequence ATGCTCAATATTGACTGCAAATCAAACATGATTACCTCCAATACACCTAACAAATCTCCTAGGGTTTCTAACAAGCTCCCCGGTTTATCTCCACCTCCGGTTCTCGCCGCCGATGTAGCTCCGGCGAATGATTCCGATTGTGCTGCATACGAACAGTATATCCGGTTACCGGAGCTAAAGAAGCTTTGGAATGTTCGAGAATTAACCGATTGGCAGAATGAACCGGTGATTAAACCGGCTTTATCGGCTCTGGAGATCACTTTCCGGTTCGTATCGACCGTTATGTCTGATCCAAGACGGTACACAAATAGAAGAGAATGGACTCGCCGACTTGAGTCGCTTGGAACGAATCAGCTCCAAATCATAGCTCTGTTATGTGAAGACGAAGAGAATAATAGTCTGACTCGCGGAAAAGCGCCTATCACGGATTTAAGTTCTGCAGGAGGGGCTTTATCCCGCGAGAACAGCTCCGCGGAAGTATGGAAACTCCGCGGAGAAACAATAGTAGTGAGCCGAGGTAGCGAATCGAGCTTGCTACCTCGTCTCACTACGTGGCACAAGACAGAAGATATCGCGGAGAAATTTGTATACTCAATAGAATGCGAAATGAGGAATTGTCCTTACACATTAGGTTTAGGCGAGCCGAATTTAAGTGGAAAGCCATGTTTGGATTATGATCTTATCTGTAAGCCGGTTCAACTCCATGCTTTGAAGAGAAGCCACATGAATGTCGAGAATTCGGAGAATCAATCTTTGTATACAATTTACCAGATTCTCGAGTCGTGGATTGAAGTATCGCATAAGCTTTTAAATCGTATCGGATGTCGAGTTGATGCCAGGGAATTCGAGTCCGCGTTAAATGATTGCTGGATTGTTGAAAGGATATGGAAGTTGTTAGCTGAGATTGAAGATCTTCATTTACTAATGGATCCAGATGACTTTCTAAAACTGAAAAACCAGCTGATGATCAAGTCGGAAGCGTTTTGCTTTCGATCTCGTGGATTAGTCGAGATAACGAAGCTTTCAAAGGATTTGAAGCATAAAGTGCCGCATATTTTAGGAGTAGAGGTTGATCCAACAGGAGGGCCAGCTATTCAGGAAGCCGCGATGAAGTTGTATCAGAAGAAGGATGAATCAGAATTGGAACGGATACATTTGCTCCAGGCATTACAGGGAATTGAATCGGCATTGAAGCGGTTCTACTATGCGTATAAGCAGATGATTGTAAATGTTATGGGGAGCTTGGAGGCGAAAGGGAAGTTCGTGTACGCTGATTCAGCTGATTTACTCGGACAAATCTACTTAGAACCGACTTATTTTCCGAGTTTGGATGCCGCAAAGACGTTTTTGGGGGAGTACTGGCTTACTCATGGGAAGAAATGA